GCCCGCCCGGAGGCCGGCCGCGGCGAAGCGGTCGGCGGCCCGGGCGATCGCGGTGGCGAGGCCGGCCCGGGTGAGCTCGACGCGATCCTCGCCGCGCGGGCCGCGCACGGCGATCGCGGTCGGGTCCGCCGCGGCATGGGCGAGGAGGGCGTCGACGGGGTTGCTGCCCGCGGTGCTGTCGTCGGGCGTGCCCGCCGACTGCGCGGAGGCCGGGGTGGTCATGAGACTCCTGAGGGGACGGAAGCGGGCGGATGGGTGCCGAGCGGGGACGGCTGGGGGACGGGAATGGTCTCGAGCCCGGGTGCGTCCGATGTCTCGCCGTCGCCGCCGCCGTCGCCGGATCCGGATCCGACTCCCTCGCGGCCTGCGGCCGAGCGCGCCCCCGCTCCGGTCCCCGGATCGAGGCCGAGCGCGTTGATCCACAGCGTGGTGAGCGTGTCGACGAGCTCGTCGATCCCCTCCGCGGTGTGGAACCGCTCGTCGTCCCGGTCGTCGACGAAGATGTGGAAGCACATCCGGCTCACCATCGAGGACAGCGCCTGGGACACGAGGTGCGGATCGAGCTTCGGATCCACGGCCCCCTTGCGCTGGAGCTCGGCGATGCGGCGCGTGTTGCGGTCGACGAAGGCCCGGGCCCGCCGCATGCGGACCGCCTTGATCCCCGGGTCGACGTGGGACACCTGATCCATGAGCGCCATGAGGTCGGCGTTCTCCCGGTAGGCCTCGACGTACTCGCGGTTGGCCCGCCGGATCCGGGAGACCCGGTCGAGGTCGGCGTCCCCGGAGTGGTCGGGGGAGAGCACCGGGGTGTAGGCGCTCTCGATGACCGCGGCGAGGATGTCCTCCCGATTGCGGAAGTACGTGTACAGGGTGCCCGTCGAGCACCCTGCGCGATCGGTGATGTCGGAGAGCTTGGTGTCGAAGTACCCGAGCTCGGCGAAGACGGCGCGAGCGGCCGCGACGAGGCCGGCTCGGGTGCGCTCGGCTTTGGCGCCCATGCGGTCCTCCCATGGATCGATGAATGTGTGATGAACGATTGTTTGGTCGGGGTTGAAATTGAGGCCTGCCTCAACTATAGATAGAGGGTGAGGCCGGTCACAAGGATGTCGCCGTGATCATTCGAAGGGGAAGCACATGGACGTGAACTCGAAGACCGCCGTCGTCACCGGCGGTGCCAGCGGGATCGGGCGCGCGCTCGCCACCGAGCTCGTGCGACGCGGCGCCCGCGTCCTCATCGCCGACATCGCTCCCACCGTCCACGAGGTGGCCCGGGAGATCGGCGCCGCCGCCTGGGAGGGCGACGTCGCAGCGAGCACCGGGGTCGCCGAGCTCATCGCGGCGGCCGAGGCCGCGCACGGTCCCATCGATCTCTACTTCGCCAACGCCGGGATCGTCGGTCCCACCGGGATCGGCGAGGACGAGGACGAGTGGGACCGGGTGTTCGACATCAACGTCCGCGCCCACATCCGCGCCGCCAAGGCGCTCGTCCCCGGCTGGCGGGAGCGCGGTGAGGGCTACTTCGTGTCGACCGCCTCGGCGGCGGGCCTGCTCACCCAGATCGGCCAGGCCGGCTACTCGACGACGAAGCACGCAGCGGTCGGGTTCGCCGAGTGGCTCAACATCACCTACGGCGACGACGGCATCCGCGTGTCCTGCCTGTGCCCGATGGGCGTCAACACGCCGTTGCTCACTGGCGGGGAGCGCGCCGACCACGAGGCCGACCGCACCGCCAACAAGGCGGTGACCTCCGCCGGTTCGGTCCTCGAGCCCGCCGAGGTCGCCGAGGTCGTCCTCGCCGCCGTCGAGACCGAGACCTTCCTCATCCTGCCCCATCCCGAGGTGCTCGACATGTACCGCATGAAGGGCTCCGACTACGACCGCTGGCTGCGCGGGATGCGCCGCTACCGGCGCACGCTCGCCGGCGGGGCGGCGAGCTGACCCACCGGGCAGGTGCCCGTCCGACAATCCGCACAGTCCATCACGCACCCGAAACCCCCACTGCAGGAGTGAAGATGTTCGAAGAAACCGCACGCGCCAAGAAGTACCGCGAGGACCTGCTCGCCTTCATGGACGAGCACGTCTACCCGGCCGAATCCGTCTACGAGGAGCAGATGGCGGCCGCCGACAGCCCGCACACCCAGCCGCAGATCCTCGAGGACCTCAAGGTCGAGGCCCGCAAGCGCGGTCTGTGGAACCTGTTCCACCCGCACGAGGAGTGGGGCCCCGGCCTGACGAACCTCGAGTACGCCCCGCTCGCCGAGATCATGGGCCGCTCGATCCACCTCGCCCCGGAGGCGACGAACTGCAACGCCCCGGACACCGGCAACATGGAGGTGTTCACGCTCTTCGGCACCGAGGAGCACAAGGAGAAGTACCTGCGTCCGCTGCTCGACGGGAAGATCGCCTCCGGCTTCGCGATGACCGAGCCCGCCGTCGCGAGCGCGGACGCCACGAACATCGAGATGACGATGGAGAAGGACGGCGACGAGTACGTCCTCAACGGCCGCAAGTGGTTCACCTCGAACGGCTGCCACCCGTTCATCAAGGTCCTCATCGTCATGGGCAAGACCGACCCGAACGCGGAGACCCACCGCCAGCAGTCGATGATGGTCGTGCCGATCGACGCCCCCGGCGTCACCGTCAAGCGCAACCTCACCGTGTTCGGCTACGACGACCGCGAGGGCCACGCCGAGGTGCTCTTCGAGAACGTCCGCGTGCCGTCCAAGGACGTCCTCAAGGGCGAGGGCGAGGGCTTCGCGATCAGCCAGGCCCGCCTGGGCCCGGGGCGCATCCACCACTGCATGCGCGCGATCGGCATGGCCGAGCGGGCGCTCGAGTTCATGTGCCGCCGCGCGGAGTCCCGCGTGCTGTTCGGCACCAAGCTGTCGGAGAAGGCGAACATCCAGGACTGGATCGCGGAGTCCCGCGTCGAGATCGACCAGGCACGGCTGCTCACCCTCCACGCCGCGGACATGATGGACAAGGTCGGCAACAAGGAGGCGCGCACCCTGATCTCCGAGATCAAGGTCGCCGCTCCCAAGGCCGCCCTCAACGTCATCGACCGGGCGATCCAGGTGCACGGCGGCGGCGGCGTCACCGGCGACTTCCCGCTCGCGGAGATGTACGCCCACGCCCGCACCCTGCGGATCGTCGACGGACCCGACGAGGTCCACAAGATGACGATCGCCCGCAAGGAGCTCAAGAAGTACCGCTCCTGAGCCCGACCCGCAGAATTCCCCCCCACCATCTGAAGGAGACACCCCCATGACCCAGCGCACTGCGATCGTCACCGGCGGAGCCCGCGGCATCGGCGCGGCCATCTGCGAGCGGTTCGCGGCCGACGGGATGAAGGTCGCCGTCGTCGACCTCAGCGAGTCCGACGCCCAGCAGGTCGTCGACCGCATCACCGCCGCCGGCGGCGAAGCGCTCGCCGTCGGCGCCGACATCACCGACGAGGCCGCGGTCGAGCAGGCCGTGAGCACCATCGCCACGACGCTCGGACCGCCCACCGTGCTCGTCAACAACGCCGGCATCATCAAGGACAACATGCTGTTCAAGATGAGTCCGCAGGAGTTCCAGGCCGTCCTCGCCGTCCACCTCACCGGCAACTTCCTCATCACCAAGGCCTGCCAGAAGCACATGGTCGAGGAGAAGTTCGGCCGCATCATCTCGATGTCGTCGACCTCGGCACTCGGCAACCGCGGCCAGGCGAACTACTCCGCGGCCAAGGCCGGCATCCAGGGCCTGACGAAGACCTACGCGATCGAGCTCGGCAAGTTCGGCGTCACCGCCAATGCGATCGCGCCGGGCTTCATCGAGACCGATATGACGAAGGCCACCGCCGAGCGCGTCGGCATCTCCTTCGAGGACTTCACCGCCGGCGCGGCCAAGCAGATCCCGGTCGCCCGCACCGGCAAGCCCGAGGACATCGCCCACACCGCCTCGTTCCTCGCCAGCGAGGGCGCCGGCTTCGTGTCCGGTCAGGTCATCTACGTCGCCGGAGGACCGAAGAATTGAGCACCGAGACCCTCGCTGCCCAGCAGCAGCGCATCGATGTGGCGGTCGCGGCGGCGCGGTCCGCCACGACCGAGGGCATGAGCGCCGGCGAGCGCTACGGCGTCCTCTACGATCACGGCCTGGCCTGGGTGAACTTCCCGGCCGGCGCCGGCGGCCTCGGGGTGTCGACGAGCCTGCGCGAGTACGCCGCGCAGCGGGTCGCCGCCGCCGGGCTCGACTCTCCCGCCCGGGGCAGCAACACCATCGGCTTCGGGATGGCCGCCCCGACGATCGTCGCCTACGGCACGGAGGAGCAGAAGTCCGTCCTGCGCGACATCTACACCCTGAAGACGATCTTCTGCCAGCTCTTCAGCGAGCCCGGCGCCGGCTCCGACCTCGCCGCCGTCGCGACCCGCGCGGTCGCCGACGGCGACGTCTACCGGGTGAGCGGCCAGAAGGTGTGGACCTCGGGCGCGCAGAACGCCGACATGGCGATCCTCGTCGCCCGCACCGACACCTCGGTGCCCAAGCACCAGGGCCTGAGCTACTTCCTCCTCGACATGCACGCCCCCGGCGTCGAGGTCCGCGGCCTGCGCCAGATCACCGGCGAGGCGGAGTTCAACGAGGTCTTCCTCACCGACGTCGAGGTGCCCGCGGCGAACATGCTCGGCGAGCCCGGGCAGGGGTGGAAGGTCGCGAACACCACGCTCAACAACGAGCGCGTGGCGATCGGCGGCGGCTCGCCGCGCGAGGGCGGGATGATCGGCGTCGTCGCCCAGGCGTGGCGCGAGCACCCCGAGTACCGCGACCCGCTGCTCCAGGACCGCCTCCTCGACCTCTGGGTCGAGGTCGAGGTCGCCCGCATGATGGGGGAGCGGCTGAGCCAGAAGCTCGCCGCCGGCCAGCCCGGCCCCGAGGGCTCCGGCGCGAAGCTCTCCTTCGCGCGGAACAACCAGGAGCTCTCGAGCCTCGACATCACCATGCGCGGCGTCGACGGCCTGCGCTACGACACCTATGAGATGCGCCGTCCGAGCGAGTACTCGATGACCGGCAGGATCCCGGGCTACCGGTACCTGCGGGCCAAGGGCAACTCGATCGAGGGCGGCACGAGCGAGATCATCCGCAACATCATCTCCGAACGAGTCCTCGGTCTGCCCGGTGAGCACCGGGTCGACAAGGACGTGGCCTTCAAGGACCTGCCGAAATGACCGACATCGATCTGCTGCCCAGCGACGTCGAAGAGGACCTGCGCGCCAGCGTCCGCAAGCTCTTCGCCGACCGCAGCGACGCCGACACCGTCGCGAAGCTCTACGACGATCCGGCGACCGACACCTCCGCCCTCGACCGTGCCTGGGCTGGCGAGCTCGGCCTCGCCGCGCTCCTCGTGCCCGAGGACCTCGGCGGTGCCGGGGC
This Brevibacterium ihuae DNA region includes the following protein-coding sequences:
- a CDS encoding TetR/AcrR family transcriptional regulator, yielding MGAKAERTRAGLVAAARAVFAELGYFDTKLSDITDRAGCSTGTLYTYFRNREDILAAVIESAYTPVLSPDHSGDADLDRVSRIRRANREYVEAYRENADLMALMDQVSHVDPGIKAVRMRRARAFVDRNTRRIAELQRKGAVDPKLDPHLVSQALSSMVSRMCFHIFVDDRDDERFHTAEGIDELVDTLTTLWINALGLDPGTGAGARSAAGREGVGSGSGDGGGDGETSDAPGLETIPVPQPSPLGTHPPASVPSGVS
- a CDS encoding SDR family oxidoreductase, which gives rise to MDVNSKTAVVTGGASGIGRALATELVRRGARVLIADIAPTVHEVAREIGAAAWEGDVAASTGVAELIAAAEAAHGPIDLYFANAGIVGPTGIGEDEDEWDRVFDINVRAHIRAAKALVPGWRERGEGYFVSTASAAGLLTQIGQAGYSTTKHAAVGFAEWLNITYGDDGIRVSCLCPMGVNTPLLTGGERADHEADRTANKAVTSAGSVLEPAEVAEVVLAAVETETFLILPHPEVLDMYRMKGSDYDRWLRGMRRYRRTLAGGAAS
- a CDS encoding acyl-CoA dehydrogenase family protein, with product MFEETARAKKYREDLLAFMDEHVYPAESVYEEQMAAADSPHTQPQILEDLKVEARKRGLWNLFHPHEEWGPGLTNLEYAPLAEIMGRSIHLAPEATNCNAPDTGNMEVFTLFGTEEHKEKYLRPLLDGKIASGFAMTEPAVASADATNIEMTMEKDGDEYVLNGRKWFTSNGCHPFIKVLIVMGKTDPNAETHRQQSMMVVPIDAPGVTVKRNLTVFGYDDREGHAEVLFENVRVPSKDVLKGEGEGFAISQARLGPGRIHHCMRAIGMAERALEFMCRRAESRVLFGTKLSEKANIQDWIAESRVEIDQARLLTLHAADMMDKVGNKEARTLISEIKVAAPKAALNVIDRAIQVHGGGGVTGDFPLAEMYAHARTLRIVDGPDEVHKMTIARKELKKYRS
- a CDS encoding SDR family oxidoreductase; protein product: MTQRTAIVTGGARGIGAAICERFAADGMKVAVVDLSESDAQQVVDRITAAGGEALAVGADITDEAAVEQAVSTIATTLGPPTVLVNNAGIIKDNMLFKMSPQEFQAVLAVHLTGNFLITKACQKHMVEEKFGRIISMSSTSALGNRGQANYSAAKAGIQGLTKTYAIELGKFGVTANAIAPGFIETDMTKATAERVGISFEDFTAGAAKQIPVARTGKPEDIAHTASFLASEGAGFVSGQVIYVAGGPKN
- a CDS encoding acyl-CoA dehydrogenase family protein; the encoded protein is MSTETLAAQQQRIDVAVAAARSATTEGMSAGERYGVLYDHGLAWVNFPAGAGGLGVSTSLREYAAQRVAAAGLDSPARGSNTIGFGMAAPTIVAYGTEEQKSVLRDIYTLKTIFCQLFSEPGAGSDLAAVATRAVADGDVYRVSGQKVWTSGAQNADMAILVARTDTSVPKHQGLSYFLLDMHAPGVEVRGLRQITGEAEFNEVFLTDVEVPAANMLGEPGQGWKVANTTLNNERVAIGGGSPREGGMIGVVAQAWREHPEYRDPLLQDRLLDLWVEVEVARMMGERLSQKLAAGQPGPEGSGAKLSFARNNQELSSLDITMRGVDGLRYDTYEMRRPSEYSMTGRIPGYRYLRAKGNSIEGGTSEIIRNIISERVLGLPGEHRVDKDVAFKDLPK